Proteins from one Desulfonema limicola genomic window:
- a CDS encoding RNA repair transcriptional activator RtcR family protein: MKIFLSFIGNNDCFLPGKKGAVISVLEQIQFDKAYLFYNHEKYLKHGAEIQRYCGKHFPKLKIILHQAPALNPTDYNLLYPAMYAAVKENLKKDKNGEYTISLSSGTPAMHSCWIFLVKGGVINAKMIQVSIESGISEVNFNLDDFPEIRQVKNIKAEMTRLSRENQILKNELGKLDFDPIIGGSREIINIKEQIKILMNTDIPVFIYGPTGTGKELVAESIHYNSFKKEKPIIKVNCGAIPPELFESEFFGHKKGAFTGAVSDKEGKFKLSDGGTIFLDEIADLPRVMQVKLLRVLDSGTFTPVGSTKEERVNIRVISAANNDLRELVKNGKFRQDLFYRLVNAVITLPPLSKRQNDSILIAQQIISKLNQKYGKNKILSKSAADLILKYHWPGNIRQLKNVLETAHIYPGEEIILENKDFFDIEPFDIEPVEQFNITIPENGIDLNNEVLPRYYEAALKTTGGNAAKAAKLLGMKPHAFRARLKKNRT; this comes from the coding sequence ATGAAAATCTTCCTATCATTTATCGGCAACAATGACTGTTTTCTTCCTGGAAAAAAAGGGGCAGTTATTTCAGTGCTTGAGCAGATACAGTTTGATAAAGCATACCTGTTTTATAATCATGAAAAATATCTGAAACACGGGGCTGAAATTCAGCGCTACTGCGGAAAACATTTTCCAAAATTAAAAATAATACTCCACCAGGCTCCTGCATTAAATCCTACTGATTACAACCTGCTTTACCCTGCCATGTATGCGGCTGTTAAGGAAAATTTAAAAAAGGATAAAAACGGGGAATATACCATCTCCCTGAGTTCAGGAACACCTGCCATGCACTCCTGCTGGATTTTCCTGGTTAAAGGCGGTGTTATAAATGCAAAAATGATCCAGGTTTCAATAGAATCCGGCATTTCAGAAGTAAATTTTAACCTGGATGATTTCCCTGAAATCCGGCAGGTAAAAAATATCAAAGCTGAAATGACCCGGCTTTCCCGTGAAAACCAGATTTTAAAAAATGAGTTGGGAAAACTTGATTTTGATCCCATTATCGGGGGATCAAGGGAAATTATTAATATAAAAGAACAGATAAAAATATTGATGAATACAGATATTCCTGTTTTTATTTACGGTCCAACCGGAACAGGAAAAGAACTTGTGGCAGAATCTATTCATTATAACAGTTTTAAAAAGGAAAAACCAATAATTAAAGTTAATTGCGGGGCTATACCTCCTGAACTTTTTGAAAGTGAGTTTTTCGGGCATAAAAAAGGAGCTTTTACTGGAGCAGTTTCAGACAAAGAAGGAAAATTCAAGCTGTCAGATGGAGGAACTATTTTTCTTGATGAAATTGCAGACCTTCCCCGGGTAATGCAGGTAAAGCTGTTACGGGTGCTGGATTCAGGAACCTTTACGCCTGTGGGAAGCACAAAGGAAGAACGTGTAAATATCCGTGTAATATCAGCAGCCAATAATGACCTTAGAGAGCTTGTAAAAAATGGAAAATTCAGACAGGATTTGTTTTACAGGCTGGTAAATGCAGTCATTACCCTGCCCCCACTTTCAAAAAGACAAAATGACAGCATATTGATTGCACAGCAAATTATTTCCAAATTAAATCAAAAATATGGAAAAAATAAAATCCTGAGCAAATCTGCCGCAGACCTTATTTTAAAATATCATTGGCCCGGCAACATACGTCAGTTGAAAAATGTTCTTGAAACTGCTCATATTTATCCAGGTGAGGAGATCATTTTGGAAAATAAGGATTTTTTTGATATTGAGCCTTTTGATATTGAGCCTGTTGAGCAGTTTAACATTACCATTCCTGAAAACGGCATTGATCTGAATAATGAAGTTTTACCCAGGTATTATGAAGCTGCATTAAAAACAACAGGGGGAAATGCTGCTAAGGCGGCAAAACTGCTGGGAATGAAACCCCATGCATTCAGGGCAAGACTTAAAAAAAACCGGACATAA
- the recB gene encoding exodeoxyribonuclease V subunit beta, which yields MDNCLNSGNKNIYLFKEFNKFTTDVLIKVTNKGHKPPEHLFFDLCSDLLEKQTSLLDVFNRQLLYLQMELFNYVQQEMQTRKDSANIQSFDDLLLKLHKALVQKGGDILAQKIRGKYLAALIDEFQDTDPVQYEIFKNIFHNHRILFLIGDPKQAIYGFRGADIFAYMSAKQDSKYAYTLGYNWRSEPGLITAVNTLFQSSDQAFIYGEIPFEPVTSPENRPGKKRLMLSLDQGEKIPLQLWIPESEKLTDSSKVLGKGIAEGLIVKAVAGEISRLLDLGKQGRVCIDNNPVLPGDIAVLVRKNSEAKMIQDALLNLGIPGVVYSTGDIFDTHEALEIERIMAAAANPRHERLMRSALATDMLGLKGHELFELAEDEDAWEKWLIRFKQYSHIWETRGFIHMFKYFILRENVLPRLMSLADGERRATNILHLSELIHQAGIEKKTGLSGLVKWLSEQRTRKDRRPEEHPLRLESDDNAVKLVTIHKSKGLEYPIVFCPFTWGGAKNYKSKDPVLFHDEENNRSLTFDIGSEFIDKNRSYAVKEELAENLRLLYVALTRARNRCYLVWGRFNKSETSAPAYLFHSNISGTDDIITTTVNKYKSLNDETLGRELEQIQERSRGTINLSVMPDKDGLVFTPGSNYNNFLNCRNFKGSIINDFRVSSFSSLVSGQHYRAELADYDELDETRNNIKEIESEPGDFLPPDPLSFFAFPRGAKPGTCIHEIFEYLDFTEKNLEVIEKLVKEKLDKYGFETSWTAGICHMIQNVLSIPLLKDQNLTLSRISGKDRINELEFYFPLNAVSCEDIKTVFAGNKMPEFSKQMAQLTFSRVQGFMKGYIDLVFQFNGKFYLADWKSNFMGENYQDYSQDNIYRKMRESFYILQYHIYTLALHQYLKTRISDYDYNKHFGGVFYLFLRGIDPAAGNRYGIFFDRPDRELIISLSKKLMGMPSTKSAQPPEKQPHNA from the coding sequence ATGGATAACTGCCTGAATTCAGGAAATAAAAATATTTATTTATTTAAAGAATTTAATAAATTTACCACTGATGTACTTATAAAGGTTACAAATAAAGGTCATAAACCCCCGGAACATTTATTTTTTGATTTATGCAGTGATTTACTTGAAAAACAGACTTCTCTTTTAGATGTATTTAACAGGCAACTGCTTTATCTCCAAATGGAATTGTTTAACTATGTACAGCAGGAAATGCAAACAAGGAAAGATTCTGCAAATATCCAGTCTTTTGACGACCTTCTTTTAAAACTGCATAAAGCACTTGTCCAGAAAGGCGGGGATATTCTGGCACAAAAAATTCGGGGAAAATATCTTGCAGCCCTCATAGATGAATTTCAGGATACTGACCCTGTTCAATATGAGATTTTCAAAAATATTTTCCATAATCACAGGATACTTTTTCTCATAGGCGATCCCAAGCAGGCCATATACGGGTTTCGAGGTGCTGATATTTTTGCATATATGTCAGCTAAACAGGATTCAAAATATGCTTATACACTTGGATATAACTGGCGTTCTGAGCCTGGATTAATAACTGCTGTAAATACCCTTTTTCAATCCAGTGATCAGGCATTTATTTATGGCGAAATTCCTTTTGAACCTGTAACCAGCCCTGAAAACAGGCCTGGGAAAAAAAGGCTAATGCTTTCCCTTGACCAGGGAGAAAAAATACCCCTCCAGTTATGGATTCCAGAATCTGAAAAACTAACAGATTCTTCTAAGGTTTTGGGTAAGGGCATTGCTGAAGGACTGATTGTTAAGGCGGTTGCTGGAGAAATTTCCAGGCTCCTTGATCTGGGAAAACAGGGCAGGGTGTGTATTGACAACAATCCGGTTTTACCTGGAGATATCGCAGTTCTGGTTCGTAAAAATTCAGAAGCAAAGATGATTCAGGATGCTCTGTTAAATCTTGGGATTCCAGGCGTGGTTTACAGTACAGGAGATATTTTTGATACACATGAAGCCCTTGAAATAGAACGTATTATGGCCGCTGCTGCAAATCCGCGGCACGAGAGGCTGATGCGGTCTGCACTTGCAACAGATATGCTGGGTTTAAAAGGACATGAATTGTTTGAACTTGCTGAAGATGAAGATGCCTGGGAAAAATGGCTTATACGATTCAAACAATATAGTCATATATGGGAAACACGCGGTTTTATCCATATGTTTAAATATTTTATCCTGCGTGAAAATGTTCTTCCCAGGCTTATGTCCCTTGCTGATGGAGAAAGAAGAGCCACTAATATCTTACACCTTTCAGAACTTATCCACCAGGCAGGTATTGAAAAAAAGACAGGCCTGTCTGGTCTGGTAAAATGGCTTTCAGAACAGAGAACCAGGAAAGACCGGCGGCCCGAAGAACATCCCCTGCGCCTGGAAAGTGATGACAATGCGGTAAAACTGGTAACAATACATAAAAGCAAGGGGCTTGAGTATCCCATTGTATTTTGTCCTTTTACATGGGGCGGTGCTAAAAATTATAAAAGTAAAGACCCTGTGCTTTTCCATGATGAAGAAAATAACAGGAGTCTTACTTTTGACATAGGTTCTGAATTTATAGACAAAAATAGAAGCTATGCTGTAAAAGAAGAGCTTGCTGAAAATCTGCGCCTTCTTTATGTAGCTCTTACCCGTGCCAGGAACCGTTGCTATCTGGTCTGGGGACGGTTTAATAAATCTGAAACATCTGCTCCTGCTTACCTTTTTCATTCCAATATATCAGGAACAGATGATATTATAACCACAACAGTAAATAAATATAAATCTTTGAATGATGAAACTCTGGGCAGAGAACTGGAACAAATTCAAGAGCGTTCCCGGGGTACTATAAATCTTTCTGTCATGCCTGACAAAGACGGACTTGTTTTTACACCAGGTTCAAACTATAATAATTTCTTAAACTGCCGAAATTTTAAAGGCAGCATAATCAATGATTTCAGGGTTTCCAGCTTTTCATCATTAGTATCAGGCCAGCATTATAGAGCAGAGCTTGCAGACTATGATGAACTTGATGAAACCAGAAATAATATCAAGGAAATAGAATCAGAACCAGGGGACTTTCTGCCCCCTGACCCCTTGAGCTTTTTTGCCTTTCCCAGAGGAGCAAAGCCTGGAACCTGTATTCATGAGATATTTGAATATCTTGATTTTACAGAAAAAAATCTTGAAGTTATAGAAAAACTGGTTAAAGAAAAACTTGATAAATATGGATTTGAAACATCATGGACTGCCGGTATATGCCATATGATTCAAAACGTTCTCTCCATCCCGCTTTTAAAAGATCAAAACCTGACTTTATCCAGGATTTCAGGCAAAGACCGTATTAATGAACTGGAGTTTTATTTTCCTTTAAATGCAGTTTCATGTGAAGATATAAAAACAGTATTTGCAGGAAATAAAATGCCCGAATTTTCAAAACAAATGGCACAACTGACTTTTTCCAGGGTTCAGGGGTTTATGAAAGGTTATATAGATCTGGTTTTCCAGTTTAATGGAAAATTCTATTTAGCAGACTGGAAATCTAATTTTATGGGGGAAAACTACCAGGATTACAGCCAGGATAATATTTACAGAAAAATGAGAGAATCTTTTTATATCCTTCAATATCATATTTACACCCTTGCCCTGCATCAATACCTGAAAACTAGAATTTCCGATTATGATTATAACAAACATTTTGGAGGTGTTTTCTACCTTTTTCTCAGAGGTATTGACCCAGCAGCAGGGAACAGGTATGGAATCTTTTTTGACAGACCTGACAGGGAGCTGATTATTTCTCTTAGTAAAAAGCTTATGGGAATGCCTTCCACCAAATCCGCTCAACCCCCAGAGAAACAACCGCATAACGCCTGA
- a CDS encoding UvrD-helicase domain-containing protein has protein sequence MKKKSESSIPHFDLINSPLEGTSLIEASAGTGKTYTIAGLFLRLVLEKGLNVNQILVVTFTEAATEELKERIRSRLRDGVDFFSKDHNAKDRISKNQDNDEFLQGIIKKNDNPEPLISRLKDAIRDFDESSIFTIHGFCKRMLHECAFESRALFDTELITDQENLKIEIVEDFWRSRIYNASPVFADYIINKYKNGPESLASFWKNNIFRPKLRIIPQLDLPETSGLETGFKDAFNKAYEEWKKNKSEIENILINHKGLHKKITAWTKFLNGLI, from the coding sequence ATGAAAAAAAAATCTGAATCTTCAATCCCGCATTTTGACCTTATTAACAGCCCCCTTGAAGGAACCAGCCTTATTGAAGCCAGTGCAGGCACTGGAAAGACTTATACTATTGCAGGTTTGTTCCTTCGTCTTGTTCTTGAAAAAGGCTTGAATGTAAACCAGATTCTTGTGGTTACATTTACTGAAGCAGCTACTGAAGAACTAAAAGAACGTATCCGCAGCAGGTTGAGAGACGGTGTTGATTTTTTTTCAAAAGACCATAATGCAAAAGACCGGATTTCAAAAAATCAGGACAATGATGAATTTCTTCAAGGGATAATTAAAAAAAATGATAATCCTGAACCTCTTATAAGCCGTCTTAAAGATGCAATACGGGATTTTGATGAATCTTCCATTTTTACAATTCACGGATTTTGTAAGCGTATGCTCCATGAATGTGCTTTTGAAAGCAGGGCGCTTTTTGACACAGAACTGATTACAGACCAGGAAAATTTAAAAATAGAGATTGTAGAAGATTTCTGGCGCTCCCGCATTTATAATGCTTCTCCTGTTTTTGCTGATTATATTATCAATAAATATAAAAACGGACCTGAAAGCCTGGCATCTTTTTGGAAAAATAATATTTTCCGTCCTAAGCTCAGAATTATTCCACAGCTAGACCTGCCTGAGACATCCGGGCTGGAAACCGGATTTAAAGATGCTTTTAACAAAGCATATGAAGAATGGAAAAAAAATAAATCCGAAATTGAAAATATTTTAATAAATCATAAGGGGCTGCATAAAAAAATTACAGCATGGACAAAATTCCTGAATGGATTAATTTAA
- a CDS encoding STAS domain-containing protein, giving the protein MDLTMTQEGTRARFTINGKIDENGAEELKARFQTLNRASMTEVVFDFRNVSHIGSAGIGKLLLFYKDLAVSGGSIKIEGASENICEMFRVLKLDTIFSVSRG; this is encoded by the coding sequence ATGGACCTTACAATGACACAGGAAGGAACGCGGGCAAGGTTTACAATTAACGGCAAAATTGATGAAAATGGTGCAGAAGAACTTAAAGCACGTTTTCAAACATTAAACAGGGCTTCTATGACCGAGGTTGTTTTTGATTTTAGAAATGTCAGTCATATCGGCAGTGCAGGTATTGGCAAGCTATTATTGTTTTATAAGGATCTGGCAGTTTCAGGAGGAAGCATAAAAATAGAAGGGGCATCTGAAAATATCTGTGAAATGTTTCGAGTCTTGAAACTTGATACGATTTTCAGTGTTTCCAGAGGATAA
- a CDS encoding response regulator, translating into MAHSLPKQYVLIVDDDPGNISLLTKLLEMSGYGTYSALNGKQAIKAASDKMPDLILLDVMMPGPDGYETCAELKANPKTKNIPIIFISGTGNERKGLQLGAVDYIRKPFSTAIIKARVQNHLELKQYRDYLENLVKARTLELEQANENLQLEVSVRKQAENDLKTYQDQLEELVEQRTTELIDANTRLHQEIQERRQAEILAKENEDYLKTIMSTIQAGVLIVDPENRIIFDANPCASKMIGCSIENLKGSSYNNYVRCECGCEGESQNQDSVLCHNGESCDCIIQKVNGETIHVRRAYARAKLKNRDYLIQSFLDITDIINLLKKQDINIDLSKNILNLVNRLAPRFSDIGSGTGLFFDVISVPCHKQGGDHYFVRRLSGSSGKPCRTILTLKDQSGHQVGCVLRSIITDLIHHAILTRYDNIPFEQGITKLNNEICKYGIFKEDDFFTSINIEINHETLKLKYVSAGHPPFILIRRKEVSFFPEIGGKGTNIPIGILSDNLSYTAGELQLQKGDQMIFYTDGLIEMPENNKNRIIGFDELQGLILEIVEKYPDIRVSEIMHKLLNNVAEISEESVKLPQLNTSGDDITILCLEIEDTQNYHEIILNPADTDEIIKMINNLYKTILQEWKKHGYQAPETRVWIVLEEGILNAWKHGNKKDPSKSIIVRWRFGNDFHLEIIDQGQGFDPKSVDDPTLAKNLTKVSGRGIFMIRYFCNSVYWKNQGRHMVIYFSKYPDPLTAPHVQKAERFMKLWGKS; encoded by the coding sequence ATGGCTCATTCTTTACCAAAACAATATGTACTTATAGTTGATGATGATCCCGGCAATATCAGCCTGCTGACAAAACTTTTGGAAATGTCAGGATATGGCACATATTCGGCATTGAACGGTAAACAGGCTATTAAAGCAGCATCAGACAAAATGCCGGATTTGATTTTACTTGATGTGATGATGCCAGGACCCGATGGCTATGAGACATGTGCTGAATTAAAAGCAAATCCAAAAACAAAAAATATTCCAATTATATTTATATCAGGAACCGGGAATGAGCGCAAAGGCCTTCAGCTCGGAGCTGTTGATTATATCCGCAAACCATTCAGCACTGCAATTATAAAAGCCAGGGTTCAAAATCATCTGGAACTAAAGCAGTACAGGGATTATCTTGAAAACCTGGTCAAAGCCAGGACCCTTGAGCTTGAACAGGCCAATGAAAATCTTCAGCTTGAAGTTTCAGTCAGAAAACAGGCAGAAAATGATCTAAAAACCTACCAGGATCAGCTTGAAGAGCTTGTGGAGCAGCGCACAACAGAGCTTATTGATGCAAACACCAGGCTCCATCAGGAAATTCAAGAGCGAAGACAAGCTGAAATCCTGGCTAAGGAAAACGAAGATTATTTAAAAACCATAATGTCAACAATCCAGGCAGGGGTTCTTATTGTTGATCCTGAAAACCGTATTATTTTTGATGCAAATCCCTGTGCGTCTAAAATGATAGGATGCAGTATAGAAAATCTTAAAGGCAGCAGCTATAATAATTATGTGCGCTGTGAATGCGGGTGTGAAGGGGAAAGTCAAAACCAGGATTCAGTTTTATGCCATAACGGGGAAAGCTGTGACTGCATTATTCAAAAAGTCAATGGTGAAACCATTCATGTCAGAAGAGCTTATGCCAGAGCAAAACTTAAAAATAGAGATTATCTTATACAAAGTTTTCTAGATATAACAGATATAATTAATCTTCTTAAAAAACAGGATATTAATATTGATTTATCAAAAAATATCTTAAATCTTGTTAATCGTCTTGCCCCCAGGTTTTCAGATATTGGCAGTGGTACGGGCCTGTTTTTTGATGTTATCTCTGTTCCATGTCATAAACAGGGAGGAGATCATTATTTTGTCAGACGTTTATCAGGAAGCAGCGGCAAACCATGCAGAACAATATTAACCCTTAAAGATCAGTCCGGCCACCAGGTCGGCTGTGTATTAAGAAGTATTATTACAGATTTAATCCACCATGCAATATTAACGCGCTATGACAACATACCTTTTGAACAGGGGATTACCAAGCTTAATAATGAAATCTGCAAATATGGAATCTTTAAAGAAGATGATTTTTTTACATCCATTAATATTGAAATAAACCATGAAACCTTAAAACTCAAATATGTTTCAGCAGGTCATCCCCCTTTTATCTTGATCCGGAGAAAAGAAGTCAGTTTTTTTCCTGAAATAGGAGGAAAAGGTACAAATATCCCTATTGGTATTTTAAGCGATAATCTCAGCTATACTGCCGGGGAACTTCAGCTCCAGAAAGGAGACCAGATGATTTTTTATACAGATGGTCTTATTGAAATGCCGGAAAATAATAAAAACCGGATTATAGGTTTTGATGAGCTTCAAGGTCTTATTTTAGAGATAGTGGAAAAATATCCTGATATACGGGTTTCGGAAATCATGCATAAGCTTTTGAATAATGTAGCAGAAATAAGTGAAGAATCTGTTAAGCTCCCCCAGTTAAATACTTCAGGAGATGATATTACTATTTTATGTCTTGAAATTGAAGACACTCAAAATTATCATGAAATCATATTAAATCCTGCTGATACTGACGAAATAATAAAAATGATAAACAATTTATACAAAACTATCTTACAAGAATGGAAAAAACATGGATATCAAGCCCCTGAAACAAGAGTTTGGATAGTTTTGGAAGAAGGGATTTTAAATGCCTGGAAACACGGCAATAAAAAGGACCCTTCAAAATCAATTATTGTAAGATGGAGGTTTGGCAATGATTTTCACCTGGAAATTATAGACCAGGGACAGGGCTTTGATCCAAAATCAGTTGATGATCCCACGCTTGCTAAAAACTTAACCAAGGTATCAGGCCGGGGAATTTTCATGATTCGTTATTTCTGCAACTCTGTTTACTGGAAAAATCAGGGCAGGCATATGGTAATTTATTTTAGTAAATATCCTGATCCGTTAACAGCTCCTCATGTTCAAAAAGCTGAACGATTTATGAAATTATGGGGAAAAAGCTAA
- a CDS encoding methyl-accepting chemotaxis protein, with protein sequence MQTLRFKLFTGSIVLLMVPMLFVGLFAHIKAGNALDRISQEQVVNIAKNVSAMIESMLYEKLKSVIMVSANHTLVSLTENISLSANPGMEADLEKLETELLRIKKRAGEDIEDIFITNINGLVIADSSGEKLKQENVADQKYFSLAKQGNPGFGIIKKSLKTGLPVLHLCTPILSADNDITGLLIAITNIESISRQIISVIIGKTGYIFVADQNGIIIIHPNNKHVLTLNITSLHGMENIVEKMLKQKVGVEPYFFEGMNKIAGYAPVKALNWSVGVTQPVIEFRGAVKEMQIFLLLVCLVSLPLTIYLIFIFSGKITRPIQRIVRGLNAGAAQTSAAAREIASASQSLAESASQQAAALQETSSTLVELSAMTKKTSELTSGGEELMNENIEKSGISLRGLVELTRKMYKIEADSDKIMEIIKSIDEIAFQTNLLALNAAVEAARAGEVGTGFAVVAEEVRNLAKRSKISADNTRELLDATIKRVSEAAEAIKGINNDFGDIIESATIMGEKTAAITRASKEQAAGIDAVSKAASEMETVTQMMASNSEQTAASSEELSAQSEELKGFVNDLLIIIYGKYKKTLRE encoded by the coding sequence ATGCAGACATTAAGATTCAAATTGTTTACTGGAAGCATTGTGCTGCTGATGGTTCCAATGCTGTTTGTCGGTCTTTTCGCACATATCAAGGCAGGAAACGCCCTTGACCGGATTTCCCAGGAACAGGTTGTGAATATAGCTAAAAATGTATCTGCGATGATTGAATCAATGCTTTATGAAAAACTTAAATCTGTAATCATGGTTTCTGCAAATCATACTCTGGTAAGTTTAACTGAAAACATTTCTTTATCCGCAAACCCCGGCATGGAAGCTGATCTGGAAAAATTAGAAACAGAACTTTTGAGAATAAAAAAACGTGCAGGAGAAGATATTGAAGATATTTTTATAACCAATATAAACGGCCTTGTTATAGCTGACAGTTCCGGGGAAAAATTAAAACAAGAAAATGTTGCAGATCAAAAATACTTTTCCCTTGCAAAACAGGGAAATCCAGGTTTTGGAATTATTAAAAAGTCTTTAAAAACCGGGCTTCCTGTTCTTCATTTATGCACTCCAATTTTGTCTGCTGATAATGATATAACAGGTTTGTTAATTGCCATTACCAATATTGAATCCATTTCCAGGCAGATAATATCTGTAATAATTGGAAAGACAGGCTATATTTTTGTTGCAGATCAAAATGGTATAATTATTATCCATCCCAATAATAAACATGTGTTGACCCTGAATATTACAAGCCTTCATGGAATGGAAAATATTGTGGAAAAAATGCTGAAACAAAAAGTCGGGGTTGAACCTTATTTTTTTGAAGGTATGAACAAGATTGCAGGATATGCACCTGTAAAGGCTTTAAACTGGTCAGTAGGAGTTACCCAGCCTGTGATTGAATTCAGGGGTGCAGTTAAAGAAATGCAGATATTTTTACTTCTTGTCTGTCTGGTTTCCCTTCCTCTGACCATTTATCTTATATTTATTTTTTCTGGTAAAATAACCCGTCCTATACAAAGGATTGTAAGGGGTTTGAATGCAGGAGCAGCCCAGACCTCTGCTGCTGCCCGTGAGATTGCTTCAGCCAGCCAGTCCCTTGCAGAAAGTGCCTCCCAGCAGGCTGCTGCACTGCAGGAAACATCTTCTACACTTGTAGAGCTTTCTGCAATGACTAAAAAAACATCTGAGCTGACTAGCGGCGGGGAAGAATTAATGAATGAAAATATAGAAAAATCAGGTATTTCATTAAGAGGGCTGGTGGAATTGACCAGGAAGATGTATAAGATTGAAGCAGACAGCGACAAAATTATGGAAATCATTAAATCTATTGATGAAATTGCATTCCAGACCAATCTTCTTGCCCTGAATGCAGCAGTGGAAGCTGCAAGGGCAGGTGAGGTTGGCACAGGCTTTGCCGTTGTAGCAGAAGAAGTAAGAAACCTGGCAAAAAGGTCAAAAATATCAGCAGACAATACCCGTGAACTCCTGGATGCAACCATTAAAAGGGTTTCTGAAGCAGCAGAAGCAATTAAAGGTATTAACAATGATTTTGGAGATATTATTGAATCTGCTACAATAATGGGTGAAAAAACTGCTGCCATTACCCGGGCATCAAAGGAACAGGCCGCAGGTATTGACGCAGTAAGCAAGGCTGCTTCTGAAATGGAAACAGTAACCCAGATGATGGCTTCAAACTCTGAACAAACTGCTGCTTCATCAGAAGAGCTTTCAGCCCAGTCAGAAGAATTAAAAGGATTTGTCAATGATCTTTTGATAATTATTTATGGTAAATACAAGAAAACCCTGAGGGAATAA